One part of the Anser cygnoides isolate HZ-2024a breed goose chromosome 9, Taihu_goose_T2T_genome, whole genome shotgun sequence genome encodes these proteins:
- the LOC106044773 gene encoding cytoskeleton-associated protein 5-like isoform X1: MGRVGSSNMCEPELSEEECKEKVAAVLPETCVQNLESNAWKERISSMETLQKTIREMKKSEIPCQALVRLLSRGCKETKLQVMQKKLHTITLLAQEGDFSRTSAQIVLESVVEMVGDVLCSTSAQGALTAIAEACSLPWTAQTAMALAFSQNNSRIQTKILDWLSKAILEFGFAGMEAKTLINTLRIALAAAQPSVQRSAITLLGVIYLYVGDSLRELMESEKLPLLPQIDAELEKVHGQVPPAPSRANPKPDLGDGTQEDSGDQRRTGAIDISDRITPELLSKLQEEDWNMQKEGLEEVACILRDAKHIQPNLGELPRALRVCLHDPNPSLVQMALRVLQHLSAAMGSNVTQHMKDLGLPLIALFRDSKSSTRAAALAAVNAWAAQLDISQWLGGQDISGELGEGMPFQKQELVRWLAEELPTLRSAPSDLLRCVPLLFSCLQDSNRDVLTASRAALPFFIMHLGFEKMAEATSELKAGARDHVLAILENANASLSAQPTASVESLSGHRTDNITAALPSVPTTPPEATALSSQASAEEPAPKPSRELKQGPKEPTSGEEGMKDTGAAKGKAQAKPTPKDRDKPVHIFIVVPRGKEQRLRDEKDRKVLQWNFTAPNKRYIEQLKAQMSSCVSRSFQVELFHPSFLHQIKALAMMIRHLETEKEGVISCLDLILKWLTLCFFDSNMWVLIKSLEYLNLLLTLLIQEKYQLTENEALSFLPYLVLKMGEPRKVICKLVHTVLKSMCLVYPAKKVFSFLMEGIKFQNAKQQAGCLVEMGYLLEVYGLEVCEPSPSKALKKIAAFLGDKDRAIHNAALNIMVRACKTHGEIVLRIVGDLPEEYMRMLGQTAEQEPGRPRVSQAKHLCEKPQQDSNTGSEGICQQAGGAPSKPEPASSEGGNLNNVVEAPWSLPPRIGQHKGRPVSRKYRHLKLRDIIRLETIPEFQTLPASADTDDTCHNITHTINSLICGIGNSDADTSIQAVEEIEKILRQKNKAEAMAGHVNEFLVASFQPLKLFQKQKESDEKWGKDQIILRCKGVIQAMMFLFQEKKLAQEASMEVLKDVMHNLLTLMLKFLEGDQEEDQKLIQSINVLMRRVLEKSDQTRIFCALLKLLQGSLSAEGSPDKFSDLLAKCLWRTTRLLPSTISTIDLDKILLDVNTLLKSIPKEKLRRCTNELPLRTLKTLLHTLCKLKGVRILDHLSLIEDAAGSEVEAYLRRTSYLNQSLAIVRTEQNTREHLPPAPLGTSPEAEAAPLGPTRIPGGTPGGKAVTAPCRLENLPSTAGSPPRGPCRASPPVPGLHSNEVPEGTKKQQQK; encoded by the exons ATGGGAAGGGTGGGCTCAAGCAACATGTGTGAACCAGAGCTCTCGGAGGAAGAATGCAAGGAAAAGGTGGCAGCGGTGCTTCCCGAAACCTGCGTTCAAAATTTGGAAAGCAACGCCTGGAAAGAACGGATTTCCAGCATGGAGACCCTGCAGAAGACTATCAGGGAGATGAAGAAAAGTGAGATACCGTGCCAAGCCCTGGTGAGACTGCTGTCACGGGGGTGCAAGGAGACAAAGCTCCAGGTGATGCAGAAGAAACTCCACACAATCACTCTGCTAGCCCAGGAAGGGGACTTCTCCAGGACATCGGCTCAAATTGTCCTAGAAAGCGTGGTGGAAATGGTGGGAGATGTGCTGTGCAGCACCAGTGCCCAAGGAGCCTTGACAGCTATAGCAGAGGCATGCTCATTGCCATGGACAGCACAGACAGCTATGGCGTTGGCCTTCTCACAGAATAACTCCAGGATCCAGACCAAGATCTTGGACTGGCTGTCAAAGGCAATTCTGGAGTTTGGCTTTGCTGGCATGGAGGCCAAGACACTAATAAATACCCTGAGGAttgctcttgctgctgctcagcccagcGTGCAGAGATCGGCCATCACTTTGCTGGGGGTTATTTACCTGTACGTGGGAGACTCGCTCAGAGAGCTGATGGAGAGTGAAAAGctgccccttctcccccagATAGATGCTGAGCTGGAGAAGGTGCACGGGCAGGTCCCACCAGCTCCCAGTCGTGCCAACCCCAAACCAGACCTGGGTGATGGGACCCAGGAGGACTCGGGGGATCAGAGAAGAACAGGAGCCATAGACATTAGTGACAGGATCACACCAGAGCTGCTGTccaagctgcaggaggaggattGGAACATGCAGAAGGAGGGCCTGGAAGAGGTTGCCTGCATCCTCCGGGATGCCAAACACATCCAGCCAAACCTAGGAGAGCTCCCAAGAGCCCTGAGGGTTTGTCTCCATGACCCGAACCCCAGCCTGGTACAGATGGCCCTGAGGGTCCTCCAGCACCTGTCCGCAGCCATGGGCTCCAACGTCACACAGCACATGAAGGACTTGGGCCTTCCCCTCATCGCTCTGTTCAGAGACAGCAAGAGCAGCACGAGAGCGGCTGCCCTGGCTGCCGTGAATGCCTGGGCTGCACAGCTCGACATATCGCAGTGGCTGGGTGGGCAGGACATTTcaggagagctgggagaaggAATGCCCTTCCagaagcaggagctggtgcGGTGGCTGGCCGAAGAGCTGCCCACCCTGCGGTCAGCTCCCTCGGACCTGCTCCGCTGCGTGCCGCTCCTCTTCTCCTGCCTACAGGACAGCAACCGGGACGTGCTCACGGCGTCACGGGCAGCCCTGCCCTTCTTCATCATGCACCTTGGCTTTGAGAAGATGGCTGAGGCCACCAGCGAGCTGAAGGCAGGTGCAAGGGACCACGTACTTGCAATCCTGGAGAATGCCAACGCCAGTCTGTCAGCACAACCCACTGCTTCTGTCGAGTCACTTTCTGGGCACCGTACAGACAACATCACTGCCGCTTTGCCCTCTGTTCCAACCACACCACCTGAAGCAACAGCCTTGTCTTCACAAGCGTCAGCTGAAGagccagcacccaaacccagcAGAGAGCTGAAGCAAGGTCCCAAGGAGCCCACGTCAGGAGAGGAAGGCATGAAAGACACGGGTGCAGCCAAGGGGAAAGCACAGGCAAAGCCCACGCCAAAGGACAGGGACAAACCCGTACACATCTTCATTGTTGTCCCCAGGGGGAAAGAGCAAAGACTGAGGGATGAGAAAGACAGGAAAGTGCTGCAGTGGAACTTCACTGCTCCCAACAAAAGGTACATCGAGCAGCTGAAGGCCCAGATGAGCAGCTGCGTGTCCAGGAGCTTCCAGGTGGAACTGTTCCACCCCAGCTTCCTGCACCAAATCAAAGCCTTGGCCATGATGATCAGGCACCTGgagacagagaaggaaggagtCATCAGCTGCCTGGACCTGATCCTGAAATGGCTTACCCTGTGTTTCTTTGACTCCAACATGTGGGTGCTTATCAAGAGCCTGGAGTACCTCAACCTGCTGCTAACTTTGCTGATCCAAGAAAAGTACCAGCTGACGGAGAATGAggccctttccttccttccatacCTGGTCCTGAAGATGGGGGAGCCAAGGAAAGTCATTTGTAAGTTGGTGCACACTGTCCTGAAGAGCATGTGCCTGGTGTACCCAGCTAAGAAGGTGTTCAGCTTCCTCATGGAAGGCATCAAGTTCCAGAACGCCAAGCAGCAGGCAGGATGCCTGGTGGAGATGGGTTATCTGCTCGAGGTGTACGGCCTGGAAGTGTGTGAGCCCAGCCCTAGCAAAGCCTTGAAGAAGATAGCCGCCTTCCTCGGAGACAAAGACAGAGCTATTCATAACGCTGCTCTAAACATCATGGTCAGAGCTTGCAAAACTCATGGGGAAATTGTACTCAGAATTGTTGGGGATCTCCCTGAAGAATATATGCGGATGCTGGGACAAACTGCAGAGCAGGAACCTGGCAGGCCACGAGTGTCCCAAGCAAAACATCTTTGTGAAAAGCCTCAACAGGATTCAAACACTGGCTCTGAAGGCAtctgccagcaggcaggaggtgcACCCTCAAAGCCAGAGCCCGCCAGCTCTGAAGGAGGAAATTTGAATAATGTGGTTGAGGCTCCTTGGTCTCTGCCTCCACGTATAGGACAGCACAAGGGAAGGCCGGTCTCCAGAAAATACAGGCACTTAAAACTGAGGGATATCATTCGGCTAGAAACGATCCCTGAATTCCAGACCTTGCCCGCCTCCGCAGACACTGATGACACGTGTCATAACATCACCCATACTATTAATTCCCTTATTTGTGGCATTGGAAATAGCGATGCTGACACCAGCATTCAGGCAGTGGAAGAAATTGAGAAGATCCTGAGGCAGAAGAACAAAGCAGAAGCCATGGCTGGGCATGTTAATGAGTTCCTCGTAGCCAGCTTCCAACCACTTAAGTTGTTCCAGAAGCAAAAGGAATCTGATGAGAAATGGGGGAAGGACCAAATCATCCTGAGATGCAAAGGTGTCATCCAGGCCATGATGTTTCTCTTCCAGGAGAAGAAACTGGCTCAGGAGGCCTCGATGGAGGTGCTGAAGGATGTAATGCACAACCTCCTTACCTTAATGCTAAAATTCCTGGAGGGGGACCAAGAGGAAGATCAGAAGCTCATACAGTCCATTAATGTCCTCATGAGAAGGGTCCTAGAAAAATCTGACCAGACGAGGATCTTCTGTGCCTTGCTCAAGCTGCTCCAAGGCAGCCTGAGTGCCGAGGGCAGCCCAGATAAGTTTTCTGACCTGTTGGCCAAATGCCTCTGGAGAACTACGCGTCTTCTCCCCAGCACCATCAGCACCATCGACCTGGACAAAATCCTGCTGGATGTCAACACCCTCCTGAAGTCAATCCCAAAGGAGAAACTGAGGCGGTGCACGAACGAGCTCCCCCTGCGGACCCTGAAAACTCTGCTGCACACTTTGTGCAAGCTGAAGGGGGTGAGGATCCTAGACCACCTCTCCCTGATCGAGGATGCAGCTGGCTCCGAGGTGGAAGCTTACCTCCGAAGGACG AGTTATTTGAATCAAAGCCTGGCCATCGTCAGAACAGAGCAAAACACCAGAGAACATCTTCCTCCAGCCCCCCTGGGCACGTCCCcagaggcagaagcagctcccctTGGACCAACGAGGATCCCAGGAGGGACCCCTGGGGGGAAGGCGGTGACGGCACCCTGCCGCCTGGAAAACCTGCCGTCCACGGCAGGCTCCCCGCCGAGGGGCCCGTGTCGCGCTTCTCCCCCCGTTCCAGGGCTGCACAGCAATGAGGTCCCTGAGGGCACgaagaaacaacagcagaaatag
- the LOC106044773 gene encoding cytoskeleton-associated protein 5-like isoform X2: MGRVGSSNMCEPELSEEECKEKVAAVLPETCVQNLESNAWKERISSMETLQKTIREMKKSEIPCQALVRLLSRGCKETKLQVMQKKLHTITLLAQEGDFSRTSAQIVLESVVEMVGDVLCSTSAQGALTAIAEACSLPWTAQTAMALAFSQNNSRIQTKILDWLSKAILEFGFAGMEAKTLINTLRIALAAAQPSVQRSAITLLGVIYLYVGDSLRELMESEKLPLLPQIDAELEKVHGQVPPAPSRANPKPDLGDGTQEDSGDQRRTGAIDISDRITPELLSKLQEEDWNMQKEGLEEVACILRDAKHIQPNLGELPRALRVCLHDPNPSLVQMALRVLQHLSAAMGSNVTQHMKDLGLPLIALFRDSKSSTRAAALAAVNAWAAQLDISQWLGGQDISGELGEGMPFQKQELVRWLAEELPTLRSAPSDLLRCVPLLFSCLQDSNRDVLTASRAALPFFIMHLGFEKMAEATSELKAGARDHVLAILENANASLSAQPTASVESLSGHRTDNITAALPSVPTTPPEATALSSQASAEEPAPKPSRELKQGPKEPTSGEEGMKDTGAAKGKAQAKPTPKDRDKPVHIFIVVPRGKEQRLRDEKDRKVLQWNFTAPNKRYIEQLKAQMSSCVSRSFQVELFHPSFLHQIKALAMMIRHLETEKEGVISCLDLILKWLTLCFFDSNMWVLIKSLEYLNLLLTLLIQEKYQLTENEALSFLPYLVLKMGEPRKVICKLVHTVLKSMCLVYPAKKVFSFLMEGIKFQNAKQQAGCLVEMGYLLEVYGLEVCEPSPSKALKKIAAFLGDKDRAIHNAALNIMVRACKTHGEIVLRIVGDLPEEYMRMLGQTAEQEPGRPRVSQAKHLCEKPQQDSNTGSEGICQQAGGAPSKPEPASSEGGNLNNVVEAPWSLPPRIGQHKGRPVSRKYRHLKLRDIIRLETIPEFQTLPASADTDDTCHNITHTINSLICGIGNSDADTSIQAVEEIEKILRQKNKAEAMAGHVNEFLVASFQPLKLFQKQKESDEKWGKDQIILRCKGVIQAMMFLFQEKKLAQEASMEVLKDVMHNLLTLMLKFLEGDQEEDQKLIQSINVLMRRVLEKSDQTRIFCALLKLLQGSLSAEGSPDKFSDLLAKCLWRTTRLLPSTISTIDLDKILLDVNTLLKSIPKEKLRRCTNELPLRTLKTLLHTLCKLKGSYLNQSLAIVRTEQNTREHLPPAPLGTSPEAEAAPLGPTRIPGGTPGGKAVTAPCRLENLPSTAGSPPRGPCRASPPVPGLHSNEVPEGTKKQQQK; encoded by the exons ATGGGAAGGGTGGGCTCAAGCAACATGTGTGAACCAGAGCTCTCGGAGGAAGAATGCAAGGAAAAGGTGGCAGCGGTGCTTCCCGAAACCTGCGTTCAAAATTTGGAAAGCAACGCCTGGAAAGAACGGATTTCCAGCATGGAGACCCTGCAGAAGACTATCAGGGAGATGAAGAAAAGTGAGATACCGTGCCAAGCCCTGGTGAGACTGCTGTCACGGGGGTGCAAGGAGACAAAGCTCCAGGTGATGCAGAAGAAACTCCACACAATCACTCTGCTAGCCCAGGAAGGGGACTTCTCCAGGACATCGGCTCAAATTGTCCTAGAAAGCGTGGTGGAAATGGTGGGAGATGTGCTGTGCAGCACCAGTGCCCAAGGAGCCTTGACAGCTATAGCAGAGGCATGCTCATTGCCATGGACAGCACAGACAGCTATGGCGTTGGCCTTCTCACAGAATAACTCCAGGATCCAGACCAAGATCTTGGACTGGCTGTCAAAGGCAATTCTGGAGTTTGGCTTTGCTGGCATGGAGGCCAAGACACTAATAAATACCCTGAGGAttgctcttgctgctgctcagcccagcGTGCAGAGATCGGCCATCACTTTGCTGGGGGTTATTTACCTGTACGTGGGAGACTCGCTCAGAGAGCTGATGGAGAGTGAAAAGctgccccttctcccccagATAGATGCTGAGCTGGAGAAGGTGCACGGGCAGGTCCCACCAGCTCCCAGTCGTGCCAACCCCAAACCAGACCTGGGTGATGGGACCCAGGAGGACTCGGGGGATCAGAGAAGAACAGGAGCCATAGACATTAGTGACAGGATCACACCAGAGCTGCTGTccaagctgcaggaggaggattGGAACATGCAGAAGGAGGGCCTGGAAGAGGTTGCCTGCATCCTCCGGGATGCCAAACACATCCAGCCAAACCTAGGAGAGCTCCCAAGAGCCCTGAGGGTTTGTCTCCATGACCCGAACCCCAGCCTGGTACAGATGGCCCTGAGGGTCCTCCAGCACCTGTCCGCAGCCATGGGCTCCAACGTCACACAGCACATGAAGGACTTGGGCCTTCCCCTCATCGCTCTGTTCAGAGACAGCAAGAGCAGCACGAGAGCGGCTGCCCTGGCTGCCGTGAATGCCTGGGCTGCACAGCTCGACATATCGCAGTGGCTGGGTGGGCAGGACATTTcaggagagctgggagaaggAATGCCCTTCCagaagcaggagctggtgcGGTGGCTGGCCGAAGAGCTGCCCACCCTGCGGTCAGCTCCCTCGGACCTGCTCCGCTGCGTGCCGCTCCTCTTCTCCTGCCTACAGGACAGCAACCGGGACGTGCTCACGGCGTCACGGGCAGCCCTGCCCTTCTTCATCATGCACCTTGGCTTTGAGAAGATGGCTGAGGCCACCAGCGAGCTGAAGGCAGGTGCAAGGGACCACGTACTTGCAATCCTGGAGAATGCCAACGCCAGTCTGTCAGCACAACCCACTGCTTCTGTCGAGTCACTTTCTGGGCACCGTACAGACAACATCACTGCCGCTTTGCCCTCTGTTCCAACCACACCACCTGAAGCAACAGCCTTGTCTTCACAAGCGTCAGCTGAAGagccagcacccaaacccagcAGAGAGCTGAAGCAAGGTCCCAAGGAGCCCACGTCAGGAGAGGAAGGCATGAAAGACACGGGTGCAGCCAAGGGGAAAGCACAGGCAAAGCCCACGCCAAAGGACAGGGACAAACCCGTACACATCTTCATTGTTGTCCCCAGGGGGAAAGAGCAAAGACTGAGGGATGAGAAAGACAGGAAAGTGCTGCAGTGGAACTTCACTGCTCCCAACAAAAGGTACATCGAGCAGCTGAAGGCCCAGATGAGCAGCTGCGTGTCCAGGAGCTTCCAGGTGGAACTGTTCCACCCCAGCTTCCTGCACCAAATCAAAGCCTTGGCCATGATGATCAGGCACCTGgagacagagaaggaaggagtCATCAGCTGCCTGGACCTGATCCTGAAATGGCTTACCCTGTGTTTCTTTGACTCCAACATGTGGGTGCTTATCAAGAGCCTGGAGTACCTCAACCTGCTGCTAACTTTGCTGATCCAAGAAAAGTACCAGCTGACGGAGAATGAggccctttccttccttccatacCTGGTCCTGAAGATGGGGGAGCCAAGGAAAGTCATTTGTAAGTTGGTGCACACTGTCCTGAAGAGCATGTGCCTGGTGTACCCAGCTAAGAAGGTGTTCAGCTTCCTCATGGAAGGCATCAAGTTCCAGAACGCCAAGCAGCAGGCAGGATGCCTGGTGGAGATGGGTTATCTGCTCGAGGTGTACGGCCTGGAAGTGTGTGAGCCCAGCCCTAGCAAAGCCTTGAAGAAGATAGCCGCCTTCCTCGGAGACAAAGACAGAGCTATTCATAACGCTGCTCTAAACATCATGGTCAGAGCTTGCAAAACTCATGGGGAAATTGTACTCAGAATTGTTGGGGATCTCCCTGAAGAATATATGCGGATGCTGGGACAAACTGCAGAGCAGGAACCTGGCAGGCCACGAGTGTCCCAAGCAAAACATCTTTGTGAAAAGCCTCAACAGGATTCAAACACTGGCTCTGAAGGCAtctgccagcaggcaggaggtgcACCCTCAAAGCCAGAGCCCGCCAGCTCTGAAGGAGGAAATTTGAATAATGTGGTTGAGGCTCCTTGGTCTCTGCCTCCACGTATAGGACAGCACAAGGGAAGGCCGGTCTCCAGAAAATACAGGCACTTAAAACTGAGGGATATCATTCGGCTAGAAACGATCCCTGAATTCCAGACCTTGCCCGCCTCCGCAGACACTGATGACACGTGTCATAACATCACCCATACTATTAATTCCCTTATTTGTGGCATTGGAAATAGCGATGCTGACACCAGCATTCAGGCAGTGGAAGAAATTGAGAAGATCCTGAGGCAGAAGAACAAAGCAGAAGCCATGGCTGGGCATGTTAATGAGTTCCTCGTAGCCAGCTTCCAACCACTTAAGTTGTTCCAGAAGCAAAAGGAATCTGATGAGAAATGGGGGAAGGACCAAATCATCCTGAGATGCAAAGGTGTCATCCAGGCCATGATGTTTCTCTTCCAGGAGAAGAAACTGGCTCAGGAGGCCTCGATGGAGGTGCTGAAGGATGTAATGCACAACCTCCTTACCTTAATGCTAAAATTCCTGGAGGGGGACCAAGAGGAAGATCAGAAGCTCATACAGTCCATTAATGTCCTCATGAGAAGGGTCCTAGAAAAATCTGACCAGACGAGGATCTTCTGTGCCTTGCTCAAGCTGCTCCAAGGCAGCCTGAGTGCCGAGGGCAGCCCAGATAAGTTTTCTGACCTGTTGGCCAAATGCCTCTGGAGAACTACGCGTCTTCTCCCCAGCACCATCAGCACCATCGACCTGGACAAAATCCTGCTGGATGTCAACACCCTCCTGAAGTCAATCCCAAAGGAGAAACTGAGGCGGTGCACGAACGAGCTCCCCCTGCGGACCCTGAAAACTCTGCTGCACACTTTGTGCAAGCTGAAGGGG AGTTATTTGAATCAAAGCCTGGCCATCGTCAGAACAGAGCAAAACACCAGAGAACATCTTCCTCCAGCCCCCCTGGGCACGTCCCcagaggcagaagcagctcccctTGGACCAACGAGGATCCCAGGAGGGACCCCTGGGGGGAAGGCGGTGACGGCACCCTGCCGCCTGGAAAACCTGCCGTCCACGGCAGGCTCCCCGCCGAGGGGCCCGTGTCGCGCTTCTCCCCCCGTTCCAGGGCTGCACAGCAATGAGGTCCCTGAGGGCACgaagaaacaacagcagaaatag
- the SST gene encoding somatostatin, translated as MLSCRLHCALALLSIALALGTVSAAPSDPRLRQFLQKSLAAAAGKQELAKYFLAELLSEPSQTENEALESEDLSRGAEQDEVRLELERSANSNPALAPRERKAGCKNFFWKTFTSC; from the exons ATGCTGTCGTGCCGCCTCCACTGCGCCCTGGCCCTGCTCTCCATCGCCCTGGCCCTCGGCACCGTCTCGGCCGCCCCCTCGGACCCGCGGCTCCGGCAGTTCCTGCAGAAATCCCTGGCTGCCGCCGCCGGGAAGCAg GAACTGGCCAAGTACTTTTTGGCAGAACTGCTCTCAGAGCCCAgccagacagaaaatgaagcccTGGAGTCTGAGGACTTGTCCCGAGGGGCCGAGCAGGACGAAGTGAGACTGGAGCTGGAGCGCTCGGCTAACTCAAACCCCGCTCTGGCGCCCCGGGAACGCAAAGCAGGCTGCAAGAACTTCTTCTGGAAAACTTTCACATCCTGTTAG